The nucleotide window atcagccaacataaggctaggtagaaggacaacctcagtcccatcagccaacataaggctaggtagaaggacacctcagtcccatcagccaaccaTAAGGCTagggtagaaggacacctcagtcccatcagccaacataaggctatgtagaaggacacctcagtcccatcagccaacataaggctaggtagaaggacaacatcagtcccatcagccaacataaggctaggtagaaggacacctcagtcccatcagccaacataaggctaggtagaaggacacctcagtcccatcagccaacataaggctaggtagaaggacacctcagtcccatcagccaacataaggcgaggtagaaggacacctcagtcccatcagccaacataaggctaggtagaaggacaccctcagttcccatcagccaacataaggctatgTAGAAGGACaccctcagtcccatcagccaacataaggctatgTAGAAGGACACcttcagtcccatcagccaacataaggctaggtagaaggacaccctcagtcccatcagccaacataaggctaggtagaaggacacctcagtcccatcagccaacataaggctaggtagaaggacacctcagtcccatcagccaacataaggctatgTCGGGgggaaggacacctcagtcccatcagccaacataaggctaggtagaaggacaacctcagtcccatcagccaacataaggctaggtagaaggacacctcagtcccatcagccaacataggctaggtagaaggacacctcagtcccatcagccaacataaggctaggtagaaggacacctcagtcccatcagccaacataaggctaggtagaaggacacctcagtcccatcagccaacataggctaggtagaaggacacctcagtcccatcagccaacataaggctaggtagaaggacacctcagtcccatcagccaacataaggctaggtagaaggacacctcagtcccatcagccaacataagctaggtagaaggacaacctcagtccatcagccaacataaggctaggtagaaggacacctcagtcccatcagccaacataaggctaggtagaaggacacctcagtccatcagccaacataaggctaggtagaaggacacctcagtcccatcagccaacataaggctaggtagaaggacaacatcagtcccatcagccaacataaggctgggtagaaggacacctcagtcccatcagccaacataaggctaggtagaaggacacctcagtccaatcagccaacataaggctaggtagaaggacacctcattcccatcagccaacataaggctaggtagaaggacacctcagtccaatcagccaacataaggctaggtagaaggacacctcagtcccatcagccaacataaggctaggtagaaggacacctcagtcccatcagccaacataaggctaggtagaaggacacctcagtcccatcagccaacataaggctatgtagaaggacacctcagtcccatcagccaacataaggctaggtagaaggacaacctcagtcccatcagccaacataaggctaggtagaaggacacctcagtcccatcagccaacataaggctaggtagaaggacacctcagtcccatcagccaacataaggctaggtagaaggacaacctcagtcccatcagccaacataaggctaggtagaaggacacctcagttcaatcagccaacataaggctaggtagaaggacacctcagtcccatcagccaacataaggctaggtagaaggacacctcagtcccatcagccaacataaggctaggtagaaggacacctcagtcccatcagccaacataaggctaggtagaaggacacctcagtcccatcagccaacataaggctaggtagaaggacaacctcagtcccatcagccaacataaggctaggtagaaggacaacctcagtcccatcagccacataaggctaggtagaaggacacctcagtcccatcagccacataaggctaggtagaaggacacctcagtcccatcagccaacataaggctatgtagaaggacacctcagtcccatcagccaacataaggctaggtagaaggacaacatcagtcccatcagccaacataaggctaggtagaaggacacctcagtcccatcagccaacataaggctaggtagaaggacacctcagtcccatcagccaacataaggctaggtagaaggacacctcagtcccatcagccaacataaggctaggtagaaggacacctcagtcccatcagccaacataaggctaggtagaaggacacctcagtcccatcagccacataaggctaggtagaaggacacctcagtcccatcagccaacataaggctaggtagaaggacacctcagtcccatcagccaacataaggctaggtagaaggacaacctcagtcccatcagccaacataaggctaggtagaaggacaacctcagtcccatcagccaacataaggctaggtagaaggacacctcagtcccatcagccaacataaggctaggtagaaggacacctcagtcccatcagccaacataaggctatgtagaaggacacctcagtcccatcagccaacataaggctaggtagaaggacaacatcagtcccatcagccaacataaggctaggtagaaggacacctcagtcccatcagccaacataaggctaggtagaaggacacctcagtcccatcagccaacataaggctaggtagaaggacacctcagtcccatcagccaacataaggctaggtagaaggacacctcagtcccatcagccaacataaggctaggtagaaggacacctcagtcccatcagccaacataaggctatgTAGAAGGACaccctcagtcccatcagccaacataaggctaggtagaaggacacctcagtcccatcagccaacataaggctatgTAGAAGGACaccctcagtcccatcagccaacataaggctaggtagaaggacacctcagtcccatcagccaacataaggctaggtagaaggacacctcagtcccatcagccaacataaggctaggtagaaggacacctcagtcccatcagccaacataaggctatgtagaaggacacctcagtcccatcagccaacataaggctaggtagaaggacaacctcagtcccatcagccaacataaggctaggtagaaggacacctcagtcccatcagccaacataaggctaggtagaaggacacctcagtcccatcagccaacataaggctaggtagaaggacacctcagtcccatcagccaacataaggctaggtagaaggacacctcagtcccatcagccaacataaggctaggtagaaggacacctcagtcccatcagccaacataaggctaggtagaaggacaacctcagtcccatcagccaacataaggctaggtagaaggacacctcagtcccatcagccaacataaggctaggtagaaggacacctcagtcccatcagccaacataaggctaggtagaaggacacctcagtcccatcagccaacataaggctaggtagaaggacaacatcagtcccatcagccaacataaggctgggtagaaggacacctcagtcccatcagccaacataaggctaggtagaaggacacctcagtccaatcagccaacataaggctaggtagaaggacacctcattcccatcagccaacataaggctaggtagaaggacacctcagtccaatcagccaacataaggctaggtagaaggacacctcagtcccatcagccaacataaggctaggtagaaggacacctcagtcccatcagccaacataaggctatgtagaaggacacctcagtcccatcagccaacataaggctaggtagaaggacacctcagtcccatcagccaacataaggctatgtagaaggacacctcagtcccatcagccaacataaggctaggtagaaggacacctcagtcccatcagccaacataaggctaggtagaaggacacctcagtcccatcagccaacataaggctaggtagaaggacaacctcagtcccatcagccaacataaggctaggtagaaggacaacctcagtcccatcagccaacataaggctaggtagaaggacacctcagtcccatcagccaacataaggctaggtagaaggacacctcagtcccatcagccaacataaggctaggtagaaggacacctcagtcccatcagccaacataaggctaggtagaaggacacctcagtcccatcagccaacataaggctaggtagaaggacacctcagtcccatcagccaacataaggctaggtagaaggacacctcagtcccatcagccaacataaggctatgtagaaggacaacctcagtcccatcagccaacataaggctaggtagaaggacacctcagtcccatcagccaacataaggctaggtagaaggacacctcagtcccatcagccaacataaggctaggtagaaggacaacctcagtcccatcagccaacataaggctaggtagaaggacacctcagtcccatcagccaacataaggctaggtagaaggacacctcagtcccatcagccaacataaggctaggtagaaggacacctcagtcccatcagccaacataaggctaggtagaaggacacctcagtcccatcagccaacataaggctaggtagaaggacacctcagtcccatcagccaacataaggctaggtagaaggacacctcagtcccatcagccaacataaggctaggtagaaggacacctcagtcccatcagccaacataaggctaggtagaaggacacctcagtcccatcagccaacataaggctaggtagaaggacacctcagtcccatcagccaacataaggctaggtagaaggacacctcagtcccatcagccaacataaggctaggtagaaggacacctcagtcccatcagccaacataaggctaggtagaaagACACCTCAGttccatcagccaacataaggctaggtagaaggacacctcagtcccatcagccaacataaggctaggtagaaggacacctcagttccATCAggcaacataaggctaggtagaaggacaacctcagtcccatcagccaacataaggctaggtagaaggacacctcaggcccatcagccaacataaggctaggtagaaggacacctcagtcccatcagccaacataaggctaggtagaaggacacctcagtcccatcagccaacataaggctaggtagaaggacacctcagtcccatcagccaacataaggctaggtagaaggacaacatcagtcccatcagccaacataaggctaggtagaaggacacctcaggcccatcagccaacataaggctaggtagaaggacaacatcagtcccatcagccaacataaggctaggtagaaggacacctcagtcccatcagccaacataaggctaggtagaaggacacctcagtcccatcagccaacataaggctaggtagaaggacacctcagtcccatcagccaacataaggctaggtagaaggacacctcagtcccatcagccaacataaggctaggtagaaggacacctcagtcccatcagccaacataaggctaggtagaaggacacctcagtcccatcagccaacataaggctaggtagaaggacacctcagtcccatcagccaacataaggctaggtagaaggacacctcagtcccatcagccaacataaggctaggtagaaggacacctcagtcccatcagccaacataaggctaggtagaaggacacctcagtcccatcagccaacataaggctaggtagaaggacacctcagttccatcagccaacataaggctaggtagaaggacacctcagtcccatcagccaacataaggctaggtagaaggacacctcagtcccatcagccaacataaggctaggtagaaggacaacatcagtcccatcagccaacacaaggctaggtagaaggacacctcagtcccatcagccaacataaggctaggtagaaggacacctcaggcccatcagccaacataaggctaggtagaaggacaacatcagtcccatcagccaacataaggctaggtagaaggacacctcagtcccatcagccaacataaggctaggtagaaggacacctcagtcccatcagccaacataaggctaggtagaaggacacctcagtcccatcagccaacataaggctaggtagaaggacacctcagtcccatcagccaacataaggctaggtagaaggacacctcagtcccatcagccaacataaggctaggtagaaggacaacctcagtcccatcagccaacataaggctaggtagaaggacacctcagtcccatcagccaacacaaggctaggtagaaggacacctcagtcccatcagccaacataaggctaggtagaaggacacctcagtcccatcagccaacataaggctaggtagaaggacgcctcagtcccatcagccaacacaaggctaggtagaaggacacctcagttcaATCAGCCAACacaaggctaggtagaaggacacctcagtcccatcagccaacataaggctaggtagaaggacacctcagtcccatcagccaacataaggctaggtagaaggacacctcagtcccatcagccaacataaggctaggtagaaggacacctcagtcccatcagccaacataaggctaggtagaaggacacctcagtcccatcagccaacataaggctgggtagaaggacacctcagtcccatcagccaacataaggctaggtagaaggacacctcagttcaATCCCTCAATATaaatatcctaatttgactttatCTGATAAAATATAATTTCCTTTTATTCCACAACACTTCACGAAGGAACCCATCAACAATCCTGTTCACTTCACACTGCACTCAAAAAGGCACTTTTTTTTCTTAAGTTTTTTTTTCATTCCTATTCATCACCTACCTGCATCTTCAtcatagcctggtctcagatcagtTGGTGTTCTAGCCAACTCCATACAACACAAACAGTTTGGCCCGGCTGAGTAACAAGGAGCTGGCATGATGGCACATTACAGACTGGAACTCAGGCTATATTCAGCTCACCCTTTTTTCCCCCCCATCAGGAAGAAAGAAAGTGAAGGACAAACAGGAAATGTCACAGATCACCATTAGGTTGAATGAATTATATCACATCCAAGATCTATTTTAATGACCAGAGGGCGAGGCACTGGAAACTAAAGGTACTACTTTTTGTAACACAGTAAATACAAGATGGCGGCTGATGTTACATAACTGTACAATAGTGTCTTCTCTGCAGACTGCGGTCATTACCAATATGTAATTGGGCACTTTTTTTATCAAACAtcattttggtgtttttcacTGTATGAGAAGATCTatgaggagaaacagagacctaCATTTTGAGATGACAAGTGTTTACGATCGTGATTTATTCTCCGATCTGTCTGTAATTCCTGCATTCTCTCAACCCTGTTCTATTGGTTGCACAGTGACCTATATTTCTCTCATGCACATAAGGGTCTTCTGTTAGGTAATAATAGCAGTGGTTTTTTTGTGTGGTTTTTTAAAAATCCAGAGTTCCGGCAATAGGATGTCAAACACCTCGCATATCAACGCCACACCCATCTGATTCCGCATATCAACGCCACACCCATCTGATTCCGCATATCAACGCCACACCCATCTGATTCCGCATATCAACGCCACAACCATCTGATTCCGCATATCAACGCCACACCCATCTGATTCCGCATATCAACGCCACACCCATCTGATTCCGCATATCAACGCCACACCCATCTGATTCCGCATATCAACGCCACACCCATCTGATTCCGCATATCAACGCCACACCCATCTGATTCCGCATATCAACGCCACACCCATCTGATTCCGCATATCAACGCCACACCCATCTGATTCCGCATATCAACGCCACACCCATCTGATTCCGCATATCAACGCCACACCCATCTGATTCCGCATATCAACGCCACACCCATCTGATTCCGCATATCAACGCCACACCCATCTGATTACGCATATCAACGCCACACCCATCTGATTACGCATATCAACGCCACACCCATCTGATTACGCATATCAACGCCACACCCATCTGATTACGCATATCAACGCCACACCCATCTGATTAAGCATATCAACACCACACCCATCTGATTACGCATATCAACGCCACACCCATCTGATTCCACAGCTACACATTCCTTCATAGCACCTTGGAGCAGATTGTCTCATCATGTTTGATCGAAACGATATCACATTTATATTCACTTTTTTGAAGCTCCGTTCATTTCTGGGTGACAAATTGGCAAGGCTGACACTGTATAAATTCCATCAGTCAAGACTGTCAGTAcacatgttgacagacagacagacagacagacagacagacagacagacagacagacagacagacagacagacagacagacagacagacagacagacagacagacagacagacagacagacagacagacagacagacagacagacagacagacagacagacgatatTGACTGGATGCAGAGGTAGGTCTTGTcttaaggagagggagagagacagacagacagacagacagaccagatagacagacatatagacagacagacagaccagacagacagacagacagaccagatagacagacagacagacagacagacagacagacagacagacagacagacagacagacagacagacagacagacagacagacagacagacagacagacagacagacagacagacagacagacagacagacagacagacagacagagacacagtataATAAAGAGGTTGCTCTATAGCTGCCTGCTCCATCTCATATCATCAtgacacagtcagacacagacagagtcacagccagacagacagccagacagacagacagacagagagagacacagccagacagagacacagacagacagagacacagtataATAAAGAGGTTGTTCTATAGCTGCCTGCTCCATCTCATATCATCATGACACATTGTAAAATACACATAGTGATGTCAAATTCTTTAAGAAATATCAATTGATTTATATTGATAACATAAAATATTCCCCCCCAAAATAGTTTAGGAAATGAGAGGACATGATTAAACATGATATTCATTACGTATACCGTAATTACAGACTAATTAGGTATCTATATTATCACAAGGTTTCCATCTATTCATTGATTAGGAAATGCTATTGGGAAGTTTCACAGATTGAGAGACAAGACTTCACCAATGTAAAACATGACTTTACATCGACATTGACACCATATCCAAGACTCCCATTTCAAAACGACAATCGTTGGCCAGTGGCCAGGTCTGCCAGATTGGCCAGTGGCCAGGTCTGCCAGGTTGGCAAATGGCCAGATCTTAAGCAGGTGTAGTTGATGCATAATGATTCTTTAGCACCTGTTGTTATCAAATGTTCACATCTGAATAAATGACAAAATCGTCAATAAGGCTGTCGTTGATTGACACCTGTGGGTGTGCATCCtcattggcaccctattccttatatagtgcactccttttgatcagaaccctatgagccctggtcaaaagtagtgcactatatagggcatagggtgccgtTTAAGGGCGTATCCCTGTCCCTCAAAATTCTTCCTTCAGCATCACTCATGTGCCTTCCACCCTCCAGGGGGATCAAATAAAATCCAGGACGTTTTAGGTCTAGGTGGTGACGGCCAGGGTGAGATCCAAGCCGGGCCTATGACTGCGTGGTAACCGCCAGGGTGTTGACATATCCATGGGGACACATCTCGTtctctgagacacagtgagagaacTGCGCCGGGTTGCTTCCCTCACCGAACCTCCTGACTCCCCGCAATGTGAAACACTGTTCTATCAGCTCCAGACACTTACAGGCCAGGAAGAACATATTCTTGAACATGAACACTGAGACGGGCATCTTGTGAACATACACCTGGAAACACCGCACCACCAGAAGTGGGGCGTTGACCAACACACCGACCAGGAACCTAGCCCAGACCCAGCGACAGCGCATCTCGGAGGCTGTCAACTCGTATAACCACACCACTGGGACGCCCAGTGCGATGAAATACACCGAGATGACCGTGTATTTTAAATAGACCGTCGGTATCTCGTTCTTCAGAAACAACTCCACCAGGGTAAAGCAGTCTGCGAGGTCCAGACAGGTGGTTATGAAGCAGCTTTGGGACCGGTGGCGCGTAGCTCCGTTCTGGTCCTCGGTGATAGAATTGACGAGACAGTAGAGTAACGGGACCGAGAGCAACATGATAATCTTAAATCCGGTTACACCGAACGGAACTTTGAGCGCGATGAGATCTAATATCGAAGTCTCTAGAATGAGGACTATTTTAGGGGTGCAGGCGATCACGTAGATTAACCAGGCCAGGTAGGCGTAGGTAAACTCGCCGAGGTTACAGCCGAATATAGAGTTCTTTTGGTGGAACCCACACGCCCGCTCTCTCTTGCTCCTGGCGTTCTTCATGAAGAAGATCCCCCAGCCAGAGATCACTACCAGATCCGTGGCGATCCACGAACACCAGTACAGATCCGTGAAGATAATGAGGTAGAAATCTAGAATGCCTCCTTGGAATATCAGAATGAGGAAACACAGGATCTTGTAGAGAACGTTCCTCTTGGACCTCTGGCCGAACAAGGGAGCGGTCTGCATGAATTCCTCAGAGGTCATGATATAGGCGTCTGTAATAGCGGAGGATACTCCGGATACCAGCGGCTTGATGGAGCTCTCGTCTGGGTTGATGCTCCCCGCGGACGTCTGTGTGTCCCTCCTGGACGAGGCGCTACGTATGAACAGCTGTCCGACTCCGTAGTCCGGGGCGAATGAAACCGGTGAGTCCGGGCAGATCACAGCTGCTTGGGGTTGGGGATAGCTGGAGCTGGCCTTGGGATTGTCGGCGGCACCAATTTCTGCTATCATTGTATGCATGTATTTGCGCGTTcgcttccctttctctcctcttttctttttCTTCCCTGGTTTGGTAGTGATAGATGCTTTtagcacagagtttctaaacccagaagCGCAATATCGCGATACTTCCGGGAACAAGCCAGTGTTGAGGGCTGAGAGACGTGAAAAATTCTTCCTTAGTTAACTTTCTCAAAATCTAAAGGCACCACCTATattcgagccaatgtcttaagtagttgaacgTGTTGTCACTCCAACttcgtgaaagtgacaaactgacacgttttaaTTTTCCTTAAAAAATGACTTTATATTGAAGGAGTGCCTTTAATTTGACGGCGTGCACAATGACGTAATTTTTCCGCATGCGCCTAGTTTGCCAACAttgccatgacatcgcctacaagcgTGATCGgagatttctattggagaagcagtttctacCCGTCttcctactgtactgtctttgcttTTAGGTTGGAGAGCGATAGGGGGCGTGGCGTAAACCAAGGCATGGATCTTCTCTCCCACTGGAATGAAATGCGGTGGACGGAATTATTGCTGTGTGCAGATGCGTATCACCAATCGTTTTGTTCATTTGAGCTTTCCAGAATTTTTAAATTGAGACTCCTTTCCCAATAATTCCGCAACATTGGACACGAATCATACTGTTGATATAACGGTTGATCTATCCCTAGGATTTGTTAAGCAAAATCCCTTGGTATTATAGGAGTGCCTGGCAATTGATAGGCAAGGCTATTTATAAAGTGAGGAGCCAGGAATAATTAGTTGTCTAGAGGTGACAGGAAGTAGAGGCTTCATGTCTAGAGGTGACAGGAAGTTGAGGCTCCATGTCTAGAGGTGACAGGAAGTAGAGACTCTAGCCCTATAGCTCTGGTGCAGGGCATCGTTGTGCTCTCACCATCCATCACTATCTATAATGAGATAGCAGCCTGaagacaccctgga belongs to Oncorhynchus kisutch isolate 150728-3 unplaced genomic scaffold, Okis_V2 scaffold2686, whole genome shotgun sequence and includes:
- the LOC109883098 gene encoding transmembrane protein 121B-like, giving the protein MHTMIAEIGAADNPKASSSYPQPQAAVICPDSPVSFAPDYGVGQLFIRSASSRRDTQTSAGSINPDESSIKPLVSGVSSAITDAYIMTSEEFMQTAPLFGQRSKRNVLYKILCFLILIFQGGILDFYLIIFTDLYWCSWIATDLVVISGWGIFFMKNARSKRERACGFHQKNSIFGCNLGEFTYAYLAWLIYVIACTPKIVLILETSILDLIALKVPFGVTGFKIIMLLSVPLLYCLVNSITEDQNGATRHRSQSCFITTCLDLADCFTLVELFLKNEIPTVYLKYTVISVYFIALGVPVVWLYELTASEMRCRWVWARFLVGVLVNAPLLVVRCFQVYVHKMPVSVFMFKNMFFLACKCLELIEQCFTLRGVRRFGEGSNPAQFSHCVSENEMCPHGYVNTLAVTTQS